The following coding sequences are from one Diospyros lotus cultivar Yz01 chromosome 7, ASM1463336v1, whole genome shotgun sequence window:
- the LOC127806276 gene encoding uncharacterized protein LOC127806276 yields MHEFSTADGFLEITESLAEMIKYVANEPSVGLFYIQQHAQNAIPNLINTKNNVVEKAQEMTLHTEDLEDSITVVRSMKECGYPIADEMIQDITKSLAIMSTKHPKKGLLSTSSFGFQMGRTSSWGGPDSAYTQQYGERTGNYLSSVLKSAKERASNFKWPQFDNKQSTRNKGERPVSFPTPPFPVAAASTSSTLLDAGRDELPISSETLDESQEEFAVEGSCLSDHELLSVSENYEEFRADKEAKLEKWLGGANGQSSALGGRGTTDAGRP; encoded by the coding sequence ATGCACGAATTCTCCACAGCTGATGGTTTTCTAGAGATAACTGAAAGTTTGGCAGAGATGATAAAGTATGTGGCTAATGAACCCTCAGTGGGGCTTTTCTACATCCAACAGCACGCCCAAAATGCCATTCCCAATCTTATAAACACGAAGAATAATGTTGTGGAGAAAGCTCAAGAGATGACTTTACATACTGAAGATTTGGAGGATTCTATCACAGTGGTGAGGTCTATGAAAGAGTGTGGCTATCCTATTGCTGATGAGATGATCCAAGACATCACCAAATCCCTAGCTATCATGTCAACCAAACATCCAAAGAAGGGGTTGCTCAGTACTTCAAGTTTTGGTTTTCAAATGGGAAGAACGAGCTCTTGGGGCGGCCCTGATTCTGCTTACACACAGCAATATGGCGAAAGAACTGGTAATTATCTGTCATCAGTACTAAAGTCTGCAAAAGAACGGGCGAGCAATTTCAAGTGGCCTCAATTTGATAATAAACAATCAACGCGAAACAAGGGTGAGAGACCTGTGTCTTTTCCTACACCTCCTTTTCCGGTTGCAGCTGCAAGCACCAGTTCTACTCTGCTAGATGCAGGACGTGATGAATTGCCCATTTCAAGTGAGACTCTGGATGAATCACAAGAAGAATTTGCAGTCGAAGGGAGCTGCTTGTCGGACCATGAACTGCTTTCTGTATCAGAAAACTACGAAGAATTTAGAGCCGATAAAGAAGCAAAACTGGAGAAGTGGTTGGGAGGTGCCAACGGTCAGAGCAGCGccttgggaggaagaggaactACTGATGCAGGACGACCTTAA